The genomic segment GAAGCAATACGGAACCGTCGCCAGCATGATGAGCCCGACTTTGCTCGCCGCGGCGCCCCACATCGCTGCCGGCCAATCCCTCTACAGCGTTCTCGGCGATTATTTCCGCTCTGAGGAACTGCGCCTCGCCTTCACCTTCCAGTCAAAATATCTTGGCATGTCTCCGTGGGACTGTCCCGGGCTATTCGCCATGATTCCCTACACAGAACACGCTCATGGCGTTTACCACGTCATGGGCGGCCTTTCGCGCATAAGCCATGCACTGGCCGACGTGGCTGCGTCAGAGGGAGCTGAGATTCACACCTCCTCGCCCGTAGCCCGCGTTCTTCTCGAAGGCCGCCGCGTCGTGGGCGTTGAACTGACAACGGGTGAAAAGGTCTTCGCCGACGACGTTGTCATAAACGCGGATTTCGGCCACGCCATGGCCACCCTGTTCGACGAGAGGGCGCTGGGCCGCCACAAACCTGCGAAGCTGCGCAAGCGAAAGTTCTCGTGCTCGACATTCATGATGTATCTGGGCCTCAATCGCACCTACGACGCGGAACATCACACCATCGTCTTCGCCCGCGACTACAAGCGGAACATTGAAGCTATTTCTCGCGGGCAGGCCTCTTTCGACGACCTGTCCGTCTACGTACGCAATTCCAGCAAGGTCGATCCTTACGTGGCGCCGTCCGGTCACTCCGCTCTGTACATCCTTGCGCCGGTGCCAAACAACATCAGTGGCATCGATTGGGACGAGTACAAGATTGAGATGCGGACGCAGGTACTGCGGACGATTCGGGAACGCACGGAATATGGAGATCTGGCCCCGTATATCCAGCGTGAACTCATCATCACTCCGCGGGACTGGGAGCGGAAACACTCTGTCTTTCTTGGCGCCACTTTCAACATGGCCCATAGCTGGGATCAGATGCTCTACCTGCGTCCGCACAACGAGTTTGAGGAGTTCTCGAATTGCTACCTGGTGGGCGGCGGCACTCATCCCGGCAGCGGTCTGCCTACTATTTTCGAGTCGGCACGCATCTCCGCCAACCTGATCTGCAAGAAATACGAAGTGCCCCACCCGACGGCAAAGCCGCTAGAGGTGGTCCTGGCATGACTTCAGTAGAAGCAGATCGAATCGTCGAACAAGCGCGGCAGGCGCAATCGCGCTGGGGAGCGCTCACAGTGTCTCGCCGCTGCGAGCACCTGTCCCGTCTTCGCCAGGCGATCTCCTCAGAATGCGAAGGCATCGCGATCACGATCGCACAGGAAACCTCAAAGCCGCTGCTCGACTCGCTCTCGGGTGACGTGATGGTGACCCTCGAAATGCTGCGCTACTACGAGTCGCACGCGCCGAAGATCCTGCGTGCTCGCCGACTCAGCAAGCCGGCCTTGTTCTTTCGTGGCATACAATTCGAAAGCCTTCTTGAGCCGTATGGCGTTGCACTTATCTTTGGCCCATCGAATTACCCGTTCCAGTTGGCGATGGTCCCCATGATCACCGCCTTGGCGGCCGGGAATGCGGTCGTGCTTAAAGTATCGGAGCGCGCGCCCGCCACCGCGCACCTGATCGCGAGACTCTGCGCGGAAGCCGGACTTCCTGCAGACGTCGTACAGGTGCTGCATAATGACGCCGCGGACTCCGCTGCTCTGATCGAGGCCCGTCCTGACGTCATCTTCTTTACCGGGAGCACCCGCAATGGGCAGATCGTGGCACTGAGCGCTGCAAAGCACATGATTCCATCAATCCTGGAATTGGGCGGGAAAGATGCCGCCCTGGTGTTTGCCGATTGCCACCTCGAGCGCGCGGTGGAAGGCATAACTTACGGGGCGTATTCGAACTCCGGCCGGGTTTGCGTTGGAACTAAGCGCGCGTTTGTGCAGCAGTCCATCTACGGCGAATTTGTGCTGCGCCTAGGGCTACGGATCGCCCAGCTCAATGTCGATAAAGACATGCATGCCGACCTCTATCCGCTCGGGGAAGAGGAATCGGGTCTGCTGTGCGAACAAGTAGAGGACGCGCTCTCCTGCG from the Occallatibacter riparius genome contains:
- a CDS encoding phytoene desaturase family protein; this encodes MGEYRKSSSKRSVIVVGAGPGGLAAAMLLAQRGISVQVFEKQDVIGGRNAELRLGEYSFDLGPTFLMMKFLLDELFAEGGRRSSDYLAFKKLDPMYALKFPDKTMLVRSQPDAMKAEIEKHFPGDGANLDRFLARESLRFAKLYPCLQKQYGTVASMMSPTLLAAAPHIAAGQSLYSVLGDYFRSEELRLAFTFQSKYLGMSPWDCPGLFAMIPYTEHAHGVYHVMGGLSRISHALADVAASEGAEIHTSSPVARVLLEGRRVVGVELTTGEKVFADDVVINADFGHAMATLFDERALGRHKPAKLRKRKFSCSTFMMYLGLNRTYDAEHHTIVFARDYKRNIEAISRGQASFDDLSVYVRNSSKVDPYVAPSGHSALYILAPVPNNISGIDWDEYKIEMRTQVLRTIRERTEYGDLAPYIQRELIITPRDWERKHSVFLGATFNMAHSWDQMLYLRPHNEFEEFSNCYLVGGGTHPGSGLPTIFESARISANLICKKYEVPHPTAKPLEVVLA